The Terriglobales bacterium genome segment TGCGCCGGCAGAGTGGGCAGCCCGGTGGAGGGCCCGCCGCGCTGCACGTTCACGAAGACGCAGGGCGTCTCGGTCATGGCGGCGTAGCCGATGTGCTCCATCATCAGGGAGAAGCCGGGGCCGGAGGTCACGGTGAAGGCCTTGGCGCCGCCCCAAACCGCGCCCTGGATGGCGATCGAGGCGGCCAGCTCGTCTTCCATCTGGATGAAGATGCCTCCCACGGTGGGCACGCGCATGGCGAAACGCTCCACCACTTCGGTGGAGGGAGTGATGGGATAGCCGGCGGCGAAGCGGGCGCCGGCGGCCAGCGCGCCTTCGCAGCAAGCGTGGTCGCCGTCGAGGAAGTGGACGCCGGTGAGGACGCCGGCCGGGTCAGCGTGCATCGGCGGTCTCCTTGGCTTCGGCCTTGGCCTCGGCCGGGAGCTTCCAGCCGTGGATGGCGAAGTCGGGGCAGTACATGCCGCACAGATCGCAGCCCGAGCACTTCTCCGGCGCCACCATATAGGGCGGGTGGTAGCCCTTGGAGTTGAAGGCGGAGGAGAGCGCCAGCACCTTGGTAGGGCAGAACTCCACACAGAAGCCGCACGCCTTGCAGCGCTCCACCACGATCGCGACTGTGCCTTTTGCCATCGCCCTTGTGTCCTTCGCCGGAGGGCCCGGCGTGACCTCAAGTATCGCGCCACCGCGGGCGGCCAGGGAGTGATGCAGGTCACATCTCGATGTGAGCCACGCACCCACGCCAAGAGGCGCTCATGCCGCTGCCTGGTGCCCGGTCTTGCCGGCTTCCGGCACCCCCAACTTGCGCAGGATGGTCATCATGGGGCACCAGTTGGAAAAGGCCGACTGGATGAGGTTCAGCCCCACGAAGGCGGTGAACAGGAACCAATAAGGACTCACCCAATAGCCCAGGGCCAGGGAGAGCAGGACAAAGAAGCCGGCGATCAGGCGCAGGCTGCGTTCCACGGTGAACTGCATACGATCCTCCTTGGTCTCAATCGGCGGCCGCTGGAGTCACACCTTGTTGTGACCCGGGTGCCGGCACCGAACCTCGCTTGCTTCCCCGCTCGCTCAGGTAATAGAGGACGGGCACGGCTATGCGCGAGAGCAGCGTGGACGCCACCTCCCCCGCCATCAGCGAGATGGCCAGCCCCTGGAAGATGGGGTCGAAGAGGATGACGCTGGCGCCCACCACCACCGCCGCCGC includes the following:
- a CDS encoding 4Fe-4S binding protein, whose translation is MAKGTVAIVVERCKACGFCVEFCPTKVLALSSAFNSKGYHPPYMVAPEKCSGCDLCGMYCPDFAIHGWKLPAEAKAEAKETADAR
- a CDS encoding DUF2892 domain-containing protein, encoding MQFTVERSLRLIAGFFVLLSLALGYWVSPYWFLFTAFVGLNLIQSAFSNWCPMMTILRKLGVPEAGKTGHQAAA